A region of uncultured Desulfobacter sp. DNA encodes the following proteins:
- a CDS encoding IS1634 family transposase: protein MTLITCYRAIVVHSSANDKRRQKRIDRIIKNSKDELEKTIKNMVSQPFKCRPDAEIAAEKLAKAAETSLHKMRVDIAEIPKYGKGRPKTGEVRKPQRIEYDLKVTIEDDSEKIEKLRLDAGCFVLITNVPIQDKDQNWSGAELLRLYKEQDGIEKNFGFLKDPAIVNAIFLKKPQRVEALGLVLLISLLLWRLVERNLKLYVKNTGNLLPGWKKQLTRTPTSFMMTTKFLNILIITVGKQRKLAKPFNKTQLQYLEALEVNPKCFVSP, encoded by the coding sequence TTGACGCTGATCACATGTTACAGGGCAATTGTGGTTCATTCCAGCGCCAATGATAAAAGACGGCAAAAGCGTATAGATCGCATTATAAAAAACAGCAAGGACGAACTCGAAAAAACAATCAAGAATATGGTTTCCCAGCCCTTTAAATGCCGACCAGATGCTGAAATCGCGGCGGAAAAGTTGGCCAAGGCTGCTGAAACAAGCCTTCATAAAATGCGTGTGGACATTGCCGAAATACCCAAATACGGTAAAGGACGTCCCAAAACTGGAGAAGTCAGAAAGCCACAACGGATTGAATATGATTTAAAAGTCACCATCGAAGACGATTCTGAAAAGATAGAGAAACTCAGGCTTGATGCAGGTTGCTTTGTACTCATTACCAATGTCCCGATTCAGGATAAAGATCAGAACTGGTCGGGAGCTGAATTGCTTCGGCTCTACAAAGAGCAAGACGGGATCGAAAAAAATTTCGGGTTTCTTAAGGATCCCGCTATCGTTAACGCTATATTCCTGAAAAAACCCCAGCGTGTGGAGGCCTTGGGATTGGTCCTTCTTATTTCTCTCCTCCTTTGGCGCCTGGTTGAAAGAAATTTGAAGCTGTATGTAAAAAATACGGGCAATCTCTTGCCAGGATGGAAGAAGCAGTTAACCAGAACCCCCACATCCTTCATGATGACTACAAAATTTCTTAACATTTTAATCATCACGGTTGGAAAACAGCGAAAATTGGCAAAACCTTTCAACAAAACACAACTTCAATATCTTGAGGCCTTGGAAGTAAACCCCAAATGCTTTGTTTCGCCATGA
- a CDS encoding SLC13 family permease: protein MTALIIFLVSYLGIAMGRIPGLAVDRVGIAILGAIAMVVFGEVSPRQAVDCIDFPTLCLLYGLMIISAQLRLGGFYTAAAEKVLKFCDRPRLFLLASMLLSAVLSALLANDIICFAMAPILAWSLKRAGLNPVPFLLGLAMSSNIGSASTLIGNPQNMLIGQVGHLSFGAFFMWAVIPSFVSLAMAFGIIVALYRNDLIVEKIVATEDNRLDWPQFDRWQTGKGLGAVVVLVGLYLTDIPRDLSTLAVAGTLLLSRKIKSREMMALVDWHLITLFCALFIIIHGIGVAHQPERVLGFLSQKGFELTQPVFLTGVSVVLSNLFSNVPAVMLVIPCLNKSVPDPWYILALSSTFAGNLFLLGSIANLIVVEKALGHGVHISFKAHARIGVPVTVLSVLVLTIWAWYQ from the coding sequence ATGACGGCACTGATTATTTTTCTTGTAAGCTATCTGGGAATCGCCATGGGACGAATCCCCGGACTGGCCGTGGACAGGGTGGGGATTGCCATTCTGGGGGCCATCGCCATGGTTGTCTTTGGCGAAGTGTCGCCCCGCCAGGCCGTAGATTGCATTGACTTTCCAACCCTGTGTCTTCTATACGGGCTTATGATCATTTCGGCCCAGCTCCGGCTTGGCGGATTTTACACGGCAGCTGCGGAGAAAGTCCTTAAATTCTGCGATCGTCCCCGGCTGTTTCTTCTGGCAAGCATGCTGCTTTCCGCCGTGCTGTCCGCGCTTCTCGCCAACGACATCATCTGCTTTGCCATGGCACCGATTCTGGCCTGGTCACTGAAACGGGCGGGATTGAATCCTGTTCCATTTTTGCTGGGCCTGGCCATGTCCAGCAACATCGGGTCTGCGTCTACGCTCATAGGCAATCCCCAGAATATGCTCATCGGACAGGTGGGGCATCTGAGCTTTGGAGCCTTCTTTATGTGGGCGGTAATCCCGTCTTTTGTATCCCTGGCGATGGCATTTGGCATCATTGTCGCCTTGTATCGAAATGATCTCATTGTTGAAAAAATAGTTGCAACTGAAGACAACAGGTTGGACTGGCCCCAATTTGACCGTTGGCAGACCGGAAAAGGCCTTGGGGCAGTTGTGGTCCTGGTGGGACTCTACCTGACGGATATCCCAAGGGATCTTTCAACCCTGGCCGTGGCCGGAACTCTTCTTCTCAGCAGAAAGATAAAAAGTCGGGAGATGATGGCTCTGGTGGACTGGCACCTGATCACATTGTTCTGCGCACTTTTTATCATCATTCACGGGATCGGCGTGGCCCATCAGCCGGAACGGGTGTTGGGATTTTTGTCCCAGAAAGGTTTTGAACTCACCCAGCCCGTTTTCCTCACCGGCGTCTCTGTGGTCCTGTCCAACCTGTTCAGCAATGTTCCTGCTGTGATGCTGGTGATTCCATGTCTGAACAAATCTGTTCCCGATCCCTGGTATATCCTGGCCCTTTCAAGCACCTTTGCCGGAAACCTTTTCCTTTTGGGCAGCATCGCGAATCTGATTGTGGTGGAAAAAGCTTTGGGTCATGGTGTGCATATCTCTTTCAAGGCACATGCCAGGATCGGAGTTCCCGTGACCGTTCTGTCCGTTCTCGTGCTGACAATATGGGCATGGTATCAATAA
- a CDS encoding type III PLP-dependent enzyme: MNIQLEDYIPPEVFKKIQTFSEDKETPFLVIDKDTVVKNLDDLTTCFPYASIYYAVKANPAVDVLTVMRDKGVNFDIASIYELDRVLSLNISPDRISYGNTIKKSRDVRYFYDKGVRLYATDSEADIRNIAKAAPGSKIYVRILSEGSLTADWPLSRKFGCQPDMAMDLIILAKNLGLVPYGISFHVGSQQRDIGAWDGALGKVKVIFERLREEDDIKLEMINLGGGFPASYLSKANALEIYAQEITRFLKEGFGDELPTIFLEPGRSLMGNAGVIVSEVVLISRKSRTALNRWVYTDVGKFSGLIETMDEAIKYPIYSGRNGELEEVIIAGPTCDSADIMYEDFKYKLPLNLSISDRLYWLSTGAYTSSYSAIEFNGFPPLKTYII; the protein is encoded by the coding sequence ATGAATATCCAACTTGAAGACTACATCCCGCCGGAAGTTTTTAAAAAAATTCAGACCTTTTCCGAGGACAAGGAGACTCCTTTTCTCGTGATTGATAAGGATACTGTGGTCAAGAATCTTGACGATCTGACAACCTGTTTTCCCTATGCGAGCATCTATTATGCTGTAAAAGCTAATCCTGCGGTTGACGTACTGACCGTTATGCGTGACAAAGGCGTCAATTTTGATATTGCATCCATCTATGAACTGGACCGTGTTCTGTCTTTGAATATCAGCCCGGACAGGATCAGTTACGGCAACACAATCAAAAAAAGTCGTGATGTCAGGTATTTTTATGATAAAGGGGTCCGGTTGTATGCAACGGATTCAGAAGCCGACATTCGCAATATCGCCAAGGCCGCACCAGGCTCCAAGATTTATGTCCGGATATTATCCGAAGGAAGCCTTACGGCAGACTGGCCCTTGTCCAGAAAATTCGGCTGTCAGCCCGACATGGCCATGGATCTGATAATTCTGGCGAAAAATCTTGGGCTGGTTCCCTATGGTATCTCCTTTCATGTGGGGTCCCAGCAAAGGGATATCGGTGCCTGGGACGGCGCCCTTGGCAAAGTAAAGGTCATTTTTGAAAGGCTGCGGGAAGAGGATGATATCAAGCTTGAGATGATTAATCTGGGTGGCGGGTTTCCGGCCAGTTATCTGTCAAAAGCCAATGCCCTGGAGATCTATGCCCAGGAAATTACCCGATTTCTCAAGGAGGGATTTGGCGACGAGCTGCCCACAATATTCCTTGAACCCGGACGGTCTCTGATGGGTAATGCCGGAGTTATTGTCAGCGAGGTGGTCCTGATTTCAAGAAAATCCAGAACCGCACTGAATCGATGGGTCTACACGGATGTCGGAAAATTTTCCGGACTGATTGAAACCATGGATGAGGCCATTAAGTACCCTATTTACTCAGGACGGAACGGTGAACTTGAGGAGGTCATTATTGCCGGGCCCACCTGTGACAGTGCAGATATCATGTATGAAGACTTCAAATACAAACTGCCCTTGAATCTGTCCATCAGCGACAGGCTCTACTGGCTTTCCACAGGGGCGTATACCAGCAGCTACAGCGCCATTGAATTTAACGGATTTCCCCCTTTAAAGACATATATCATATAA
- a CDS encoding MBOAT family O-acyltransferase, translating into MLFNSIQFAFFFPVLVGLYYFIPHRYRWILLLSSSYFFYSFAKTEYIFLLMGSTLANYTLGRLISSAPEKRRKPYMWAGVFLNIGTLFLFKYFNFLSKSATGILGALSIHKDAPMLHLLLPVGISFYTFQGLGYVLDVYNGKFPAERKLHIFALFTAFFPPLLSGPINRARHLMPQFTQPHGFEYQAVTQGVRLILWGLVKKMVIADHLAVYVNRVYNHVGDYQGLALIIASLFYTVQIYCDFSGYTDMARGSARVLGYDLMENFRHPYFSKSLHEFWQRWHISLSIWFRDYVYIPLGGNRATKRRWRYNIFITFLVSGLWHGAGWTFVIWGGLHGVLLIFENLTHNFQRRLADRLFPDKVSRLNQGVQVAVTMGMVSFAWIFFRANSVGQAFTIIRKMFLIDFSGLGLKQAGIDVVGLPQFIFLISSILFLFLAELWERGGWIQNKVGKLSLASRWAIYTAAFWSVLISGIFGVKQEFIYFQF; encoded by the coding sequence ATGCTATTCAATTCCATCCAATTCGCCTTTTTTTTCCCTGTTTTAGTCGGACTCTACTATTTCATCCCCCATCGATACAGATGGATTTTGCTGCTGTCATCAAGCTATTTTTTTTATTCTTTCGCAAAAACCGAATACATTTTTCTTCTCATGGGATCCACCCTGGCAAATTATACCCTGGGCCGTCTCATATCTTCAGCCCCGGAGAAAAGAAGAAAACCTTATATGTGGGCAGGCGTCTTCTTAAACATCGGAACGCTATTTCTATTCAAATATTTCAACTTCTTAAGCAAATCTGCCACCGGCATACTCGGGGCACTGAGTATCCATAAGGATGCGCCCATGCTTCACCTGCTCCTTCCGGTGGGTATTTCCTTTTATACATTCCAGGGGCTGGGCTATGTCCTGGATGTTTACAACGGCAAGTTCCCGGCAGAACGTAAGCTGCATATTTTCGCACTGTTTACGGCGTTTTTTCCCCCGTTGCTTTCGGGTCCCATCAACCGGGCCCGGCACCTGATGCCCCAGTTCACACAGCCCCACGGCTTTGAGTATCAGGCAGTGACCCAGGGGGTGCGGCTTATACTCTGGGGGCTTGTCAAAAAAATGGTCATTGCCGACCATCTTGCCGTGTATGTCAACCGTGTCTATAACCACGTGGGAGACTATCAGGGCCTTGCGCTCATTATCGCCTCCCTGTTTTATACTGTACAGATCTACTGCGATTTTTCAGGGTACACGGATATGGCCCGGGGCTCTGCCCGGGTTCTCGGATATGATCTGATGGAAAATTTCAGACATCCCTATTTCTCAAAGTCTCTTCACGAATTCTGGCAACGCTGGCATATATCTTTGTCCATCTGGTTCCGGGATTATGTATATATTCCCTTGGGCGGGAACCGGGCCACAAAACGACGGTGGCGGTATAATATCTTTATTACCTTTCTGGTGAGCGGGTTGTGGCACGGGGCAGGCTGGACATTTGTGATCTGGGGTGGTTTACACGGCGTTCTGCTGATTTTTGAAAATCTCACGCACAATTTCCAGAGGCGACTGGCAGACCGGCTGTTTCCGGACAAGGTATCCAGGCTGAACCAAGGAGTACAGGTGGCAGTCACCATGGGCATGGTCTCTTTTGCCTGGATCTTCTTCAGGGCAAATTCAGTGGGTCAGGCTTTCACCATTATCCGAAAAATGTTTTTGATCGATTTTAGCGGTTTGGGTCTAAAACAGGCCGGAATTGATGTGGTGGGCCTGCCCCAGTTTATTTTTCTAATTTCTTCAATTTTATTTCTTTTTCTGGCAGAACTGTGGGAACGGGGAGGATGGATTCAGAACAAGGTGGGCAAGTTATCCCTGGCGTCCCGCTGGGCCATTTATACGGCCGCATTCTGGTCGGTGCTGATTTCCGGTATATTCGGAGTCAAACAGGAATTTATTTATTTTCAGTTCTGA
- a CDS encoding DUF362 domain-containing protein produces the protein MEKAKVYFTDFRTKPFGDGLPAKLKKLIKEAGIGQIDMDGKFAAIKLHFGELGNISYLRPNYARAVADVVKELGGKPFLTDCNTMYPGHRKNALEHLECAWENGFTALTVGCPILIGDGLKGTDDILVPVSGCEYVKEAKIGRTIMDADVFISLTHFKGHEMTGFGGAIKNIGMGCGSRAGKTEQHSSGKAQIDETLCRGCLACMKQCANNGLSFEEENKKMRVNTDNCVGCGRCLGACNFDAIAFDFNAAVELLNCRMAEYTKAVLDNRPHFHISLVVDVSPNCDCHGENDVPILPNIGMFASFDPLALDQACVDACLKATPLPGSQLADNMELPGFIDHHDHFTNARPESEWRTCLAHAEKICLGTRAYELITVK, from the coding sequence ATGGAAAAAGCAAAAGTCTACTTCACCGATTTTAGAACCAAACCCTTTGGGGACGGACTGCCCGCAAAGCTTAAAAAACTCATCAAAGAAGCAGGTATCGGACAGATTGACATGGATGGAAAATTTGCAGCCATCAAGCTTCACTTCGGAGAGCTCGGAAACATCAGTTATCTTCGCCCAAACTATGCAAGGGCCGTGGCAGATGTGGTCAAGGAACTGGGAGGCAAACCCTTTTTAACAGACTGCAACACCATGTATCCGGGGCATCGTAAAAACGCCCTGGAACATCTGGAATGTGCCTGGGAAAACGGGTTCACCGCCCTGACCGTGGGCTGCCCCATCCTGATCGGGGACGGGCTCAAAGGCACAGATGATATCCTGGTGCCGGTGTCGGGTTGTGAATATGTCAAGGAGGCCAAAATCGGGCGGACGATCATGGATGCCGATGTGTTCATCAGCCTCACCCATTTCAAGGGACATGAGATGACGGGTTTCGGCGGCGCCATCAAGAACATCGGCATGGGCTGCGGCTCCCGTGCCGGCAAGACCGAACAGCACAGCAGCGGCAAGGCCCAGATTGATGAAACCCTTTGCCGGGGCTGCCTTGCATGCATGAAACAGTGCGCCAACAACGGCCTTTCGTTTGAGGAAGAAAACAAAAAAATGCGCGTGAACACGGATAACTGTGTGGGCTGCGGCCGCTGTCTGGGTGCATGTAATTTTGATGCCATTGCCTTTGACTTCAATGCAGCGGTGGAACTGTTGAACTGCCGGATGGCCGAATATACCAAAGCGGTGCTGGACAACCGCCCGCACTTTCACATCTCCCTGGTTGTGGATGTCTCCCCCAACTGTGACTGCCACGGGGAAAACGATGTTCCCATCCTTCCCAATATAGGCATGTTCGCCTCCTTTGATCCTCTGGCCCTTGACCAGGCCTGTGTGGATGCCTGCCTGAAAGCAACGCCTCTGCCGGGAAGCCAGCTGGCCGACAACATGGAACTACCGGGTTTCATTGACCATCATGACCACTTCACCAACGCCCGGCCTGAAAGCGAATGGCGCACCTGTCTGGCCCATGCTGAGAAAATATGTCTTGGCACCCGGGCGTATGAACTGATCACCGTCAAATAG
- a CDS encoding archaeosortase/exosortase family protein translates to MKKKYQIRFVAFFVLLMLAGQFLYYLSKSKIEPILIERMNVSVSVKLLNYFSPDLSIVQKGRNINSNSIRMTVAAGCDGMDGLLIAVAAILAFPMAWRYKLNGLVMGTLVIYLTNLLRIVLLFYILLNTPKWFDFFHIYVGQFMVIFAGGLFFLFWVSRYGTRKDSVND, encoded by the coding sequence ATGAAAAAAAAATATCAAATTAGGTTTGTTGCATTTTTTGTGCTGCTCATGCTGGCTGGACAATTTCTGTATTATCTTTCGAAATCCAAGATCGAACCAATCTTAATCGAACGGATGAATGTCAGTGTATCTGTGAAACTGCTCAATTATTTTTCACCAGACTTATCGATTGTTCAAAAAGGAAGGAATATTAATTCCAATTCGATCCGTATGACCGTAGCTGCCGGTTGCGACGGTATGGACGGCCTATTGATTGCTGTTGCAGCCATCCTGGCCTTTCCCATGGCATGGCGATATAAACTAAATGGTCTGGTGATGGGAACCCTGGTTATTTATCTTACGAACCTTTTACGAATTGTTCTTCTGTTCTACATCCTGTTAAACACACCGAAGTGGTTTGATTTTTTCCATATCTATGTTGGACAATTCATGGTGATATTCGCTGGAGGACTTTTTTTCCTGTTCTGGGTGAGTCGTTATGGAACCAGAAAAGATAGCGTAAATGACTAA
- a CDS encoding glycosyl hydrolase family 28-related protein produces MGKERIPDIKTPVFDVTDVRFGAVPDDGKEDTLAIQAAIDKAAISGGGVVFLPKGRYDIHQAKASPYLQIRSDRIVLRGQGSGKTGTVLFMGAPGEQGRIRRLGTVSAEIEARRHTAIAVIGAEDGHKLAAFTQNVLRGQTDITVTDTKKFFQGQTVTMVCTDPLIDPAHPEPGKADIPVQLTTPFALGPVQQDTFGSAVKKLSWIAGIEKIIDAHTIRLTRPARLDQPLDYTPEIFSFNGISEVGIEHLRIESAWPGGYEHHKPFQDAQGKVIRTAQEQDYLWGGIWISSAVNGWVRDVTFADMTQGVILSRSAQWTLQDLMFTGQEGHAGVTIGWGNDNLVQNIGFHARLVHPVTLTMTSSGNVVTQCKTYYEGRNLLSGTDTAMDFHGIFPFENLFERMTGFYVCPGGDLSVLPHAGVRNVFWNIEAPATISGYGEYAQDSFVQTYDFASTSSKTPATMYEHYPQAFYIGICRRGNRLITLAGSTKDRRTRWMTVEGLNRPDISVPSLYKMQKK; encoded by the coding sequence ATGGGGAAAGAAAGGATTCCGGATATCAAAACCCCGGTGTTCGATGTCACCGATGTACGGTTCGGTGCTGTTCCCGACGACGGCAAAGAAGACACTCTGGCAATCCAGGCGGCCATTGACAAGGCGGCAATATCCGGCGGCGGTGTCGTATTTCTGCCCAAAGGCAGATATGACATTCATCAGGCAAAAGCGTCACCCTATCTTCAAATCCGATCGGACCGCATTGTTTTGCGGGGCCAGGGCTCCGGTAAAACCGGAACTGTCCTTTTCATGGGAGCACCGGGAGAGCAGGGGCGGATCAGGCGTCTGGGAACCGTTTCAGCTGAAATAGAGGCCCGGCGCCATACAGCCATAGCCGTTATAGGTGCCGAAGATGGTCACAAACTCGCCGCGTTTACACAAAACGTACTCCGGGGGCAAACCGACATCACGGTGACTGACACCAAAAAGTTTTTTCAAGGACAGACTGTGACAATGGTCTGCACAGATCCGCTCATCGACCCCGCACATCCGGAACCCGGAAAAGCAGATATTCCTGTGCAATTGACCACACCGTTCGCACTAGGTCCTGTCCAGCAGGACACCTTTGGATCTGCGGTTAAAAAGCTTTCCTGGATCGCAGGCATTGAAAAAATCATTGATGCCCATACCATCCGTCTGACCCGTCCGGCAAGGTTGGATCAGCCCCTGGACTACACCCCTGAAATTTTTTCCTTCAACGGCATCAGCGAGGTCGGTATCGAACATCTGCGCATCGAAAGCGCCTGGCCCGGCGGGTATGAGCACCACAAGCCTTTTCAGGACGCCCAGGGAAAAGTGATCCGCACCGCCCAGGAACAGGACTACCTTTGGGGTGGAATCTGGATCAGCAGCGCAGTGAACGGATGGGTGCGGGATGTGACCTTTGCGGACATGACCCAGGGGGTTATCCTGAGCCGATCTGCCCAGTGGACCCTGCAAGACCTGATGTTCACCGGGCAGGAGGGACATGCCGGCGTCACCATCGGCTGGGGCAACGACAACCTGGTCCAAAACATCGGGTTTCATGCCCGGCTGGTGCATCCGGTGACGCTCACCATGACGTCATCAGGAAACGTTGTCACACAATGCAAAACATACTATGAAGGAAGAAATCTTCTTTCAGGCACGGACACGGCCATGGATTTTCATGGAATCTTTCCTTTTGAAAATCTGTTTGAAAGGATGACAGGATTCTATGTCTGTCCGGGTGGTGACTTGAGCGTACTTCCCCATGCAGGCGTAAGAAACGTTTTCTGGAATATTGAGGCTCCGGCAACGATCAGCGGGTACGGCGAATATGCACAGGATTCGTTCGTGCAAACCTATGATTTTGCCAGCACCTCCTCGAAAACGCCTGCAACCATGTATGAACACTACCCACAGGCATTCTATATTGGTATCTGCAGGAGGGGGAATCGCTTAATCACCCTGGCCGGATCAACCAAAGACCGTCGTACCCGGTGGATGACGGTGGAAGGGTTGAATCGTCCGGATATTTCTGTTCCTTCCCTTTACAAGATGCAAAAAAAATAA
- a CDS encoding reverse transcriptase domain-containing protein — protein MCSFDRVNHDRLIYLLSGHVTDKKILRLIGMILCSGVMANSKVLLTKEGTVQGSPLSPLLSNVVLDELDKELERRGLEFCRYADDCNIFVRSPKAANRVIESISKFIEGKLKLKINRDKSRVGRSEDVKFLGTSWTIRNPGCNEHCMVQKAGIILSSRQKAENSRTTVRLLIEERYTWPVRAVL, from the coding sequence GTGTGTTCCTTCGACCGAGTGAACCACGATCGCCTTATCTACCTGCTCTCAGGTCATGTGACGGACAAAAAAATTCTTCGTCTGATTGGCATGATACTGTGTAGTGGTGTGATGGCAAACAGCAAGGTTTTGCTTACGAAAGAGGGAACCGTTCAGGGGAGCCCTTTAAGCCCGTTATTGAGTAACGTAGTACTTGATGAGTTGGATAAAGAGCTTGAAAGACGGGGCCTTGAGTTCTGTCGATACGCTGATGACTGTAATATATTCGTCCGGTCCCCTAAAGCGGCCAACCGGGTCATAGAAAGTATCAGTAAGTTTATCGAAGGCAAACTCAAATTGAAGATTAACCGGGACAAAAGCAGGGTAGGTCGATCTGAAGATGTTAAATTCCTTGGAACGAGTTGGACCATAAGAAACCCGGGTTGTAATGAACATTGCATGGTTCAAAAAGCAGGGATTATACTTTCTTCACGTCAAAAGGCAGAAAACTCTCGAACTACCGTTCGGTTGCTGATCGAAGAGCGGTATACCTGGCCGGTACGTGCCGTTCTGTAG
- the nhaB gene encoding sodium/proton antiporter NhaB, whose product MLNAFIKNFLGNAPIWYKLAIIVFLIINPILLVSCGSFLTGWVLIAEFIFTLAMALKCYPLPSGGLLAIEAIILGMAKPETVYNEALHNFEVILLLMFMVAGIFFMKEFLQFTFTRILVRVQSKVVISLLFCFAGAFLSAFLDALTVTAVIIAVAYGFYNIYHRYASGQGSTGAHDLTNDQAVKDAARADLVEFRAFLRNLMMHGAVGTALGGVCTLVGEPQNLLIGHQMGWHFVDFFLEVAPVSIPTLLVGLGTCYTLEKKHWFGYGVELPGNIRSHLLETEVKMEEKRGDAGKARLILQGIAGLWLIIALAFHLAAVGLIGLSVIILLTSFNGITEEHHFGEAFKEALPFTALLVVFFSIVAVIHEQHLFKPILHWVLSLHGHYQLGAYYIANGLLSAISDNVFVATVYITETKMHFVNMLAQIPDIGMTGQQLMDKLTDPHIVRADILATLPAEAAAKAREVIQHFDHLAVAINTGTNIPSVATPNGQAAFLFLLTSALAPIIRLSYGRMVYLALPYTITMSITGLLSCYLFL is encoded by the coding sequence ATGCTCAACGCCTTTATTAAAAATTTTTTGGGGAATGCCCCCATATGGTACAAGCTTGCCATTATTGTGTTTTTAATTATTAACCCCATTCTTCTTGTTTCGTGTGGCTCTTTTCTAACAGGGTGGGTGCTCATTGCGGAATTTATCTTCACCCTGGCCATGGCCCTGAAATGCTACCCCCTGCCTTCCGGCGGACTTTTGGCCATTGAAGCCATCATCCTTGGCATGGCCAAGCCGGAAACCGTTTACAACGAAGCCCTGCACAACTTTGAGGTTATCCTTCTTCTGATGTTCATGGTTGCCGGCATCTTTTTCATGAAAGAATTTTTGCAGTTCACCTTTACACGGATACTTGTGCGTGTCCAGTCCAAGGTGGTCATTTCTCTGCTTTTCTGTTTTGCCGGTGCCTTTCTCTCCGCTTTCCTTGATGCGTTGACTGTCACGGCGGTAATCATTGCCGTTGCCTATGGTTTCTACAATATTTACCACCGGTACGCCTCCGGTCAAGGGAGCACTGGAGCCCATGACCTCACCAATGACCAGGCCGTCAAAGATGCAGCACGGGCAGACCTGGTTGAATTCCGGGCATTCCTGCGTAACCTGATGATGCATGGTGCCGTAGGTACTGCTCTGGGCGGCGTGTGTACCCTGGTTGGCGAACCCCAGAACCTGCTGATCGGCCACCAGATGGGCTGGCACTTTGTTGACTTTTTTCTGGAAGTTGCCCCGGTCTCCATCCCGACCCTTCTCGTTGGACTTGGAACCTGTTATACGCTGGAAAAAAAGCACTGGTTCGGATATGGCGTTGAATTGCCCGGCAACATTCGTTCCCACCTGCTGGAGACCGAAGTTAAAATGGAAGAAAAACGCGGAGACGCCGGCAAGGCCAGACTTATTCTGCAGGGCATTGCGGGTCTCTGGCTGATCATTGCCCTTGCCTTCCACCTTGCCGCCGTAGGTCTGATCGGATTATCGGTTATTATTTTACTCACCTCTTTCAACGGCATTACCGAAGAACATCATTTTGGAGAGGCGTTTAAAGAGGCTCTGCCGTTTACGGCACTGCTGGTCGTCTTCTTCTCCATCGTTGCGGTGATTCACGAACAACATCTTTTCAAGCCCATCCTGCATTGGGTACTCAGCCTCCATGGTCATTATCAGCTGGGCGCATACTATATCGCAAATGGTCTACTATCAGCGATTTCCGACAACGTCTTTGTTGCCACCGTATACATCACGGAAACAAAAATGCATTTCGTCAATATGCTTGCACAGATCCCCGATATCGGGATGACCGGACAGCAGCTGATGGACAAACTCACCGACCCCCATATTGTAAGGGCCGACATTCTTGCCACCCTACCGGCAGAGGCTGCTGCCAAAGCACGTGAAGTGATCCAGCATTTTGACCACCTGGCCGTTGCCATCAATACCGGAACAAACATTCCCAGCGTGGCCACACCCAATGGCCAGGCCGCGTTCCTGTTTCTGCTGACTTCAGCTCTGGCACCCATCATCAGACTCTCCTATGGCCGGATGGTTTACCTTGCACTGCCCTACACCATCACCATGTCAATAACAGGTCTTTTGTCCTGTTACCTGTTTTTGTAA